In Candidatus Paceibacter sp., the following are encoded in one genomic region:
- a CDS encoding DNA-directed RNA polymerase subunit alpha, translating to MDYTIALPSKPKIVFEEGNKGVYEISGLYAGYGHTLGNSLRRIILSSIPGAAVTTVKIDGVSHEFSKITGVKEDVITILLALKKLRFKMNTDEAQTAKISVNGAKTVTGKDIDLPSQIEIMNEDEHIATLTAKDSKLDIEITIEKGLGYVSRDELRKDKVDIGTIVLDAVFTPIRKVNYEVENMRVGDRTDYNKLRISIETDSSIAPAEALQKSVGIMINHLKAIADFQEEEEVKEEKVAAKEEAASEEEAAAPEEEDKEVLKTRVEDLELSSRTMNILTEAGIRTLGGLARKKETDLLELEGVGKKMIQEIRRALGNFGITLK from the coding sequence ATGGACTACACAATCGCATTGCCGTCAAAACCGAAGATTGTTTTTGAAGAAGGCAACAAAGGCGTTTACGAGATAAGCGGGCTTTACGCCGGCTACGGACACACTTTGGGCAACTCATTAAGGCGAATAATACTCTCGTCCATCCCCGGCGCCGCCGTCACTACCGTCAAAATAGACGGCGTTTCCCACGAATTTTCCAAAATAACCGGCGTTAAAGAAGATGTTATCACCATCCTGCTCGCCCTTAAAAAATTAAGGTTTAAAATGAACACCGACGAAGCCCAGACCGCCAAAATATCGGTCAACGGAGCCAAAACGGTGACGGGCAAAGACATAGACCTCCCGTCGCAGATTGAGATTATGAACGAAGATGAACACATCGCGACTTTGACCGCCAAGGATTCCAAGCTGGATATTGAGATAACGATAGAGAAAGGGCTGGGATATGTTTCCCGCGACGAATTGCGCAAAGACAAAGTGGATATAGGCACCATAGTTTTGGACGCTGTCTTCACCCCGATCAGAAAAGTCAATTACGAAGTGGAGAATATGCGCGTCGGCGACAGGACTGATTACAACAAACTGCGTATTTCCATAGAAACCGACAGCTCCATCGCTCCGGCGGAAGCTCTGCAGAAATCAGTGGGGATAATGATAAATCATCTCAAGGCGATAGCCGATTTCCAGGAGGAAGAGGAGGTGAAGGAAGAAAAAGTCGCGGCTAAAGAAGAAGCCGCCAGCGAAGAGGAAGCAGCCGCTCCGGAAGAGGAAGACAAAGAAGTTCTTAAAACGAGAGTGGAAGATCTGGAACTTTCTTCCAGAACGATGAACATTCTTACCGAAGCCGGAATCAGGACGCTGGGCGGATTGGCCAGGAAGAAGGAGACGGATCTGCTGGAACTTGAAGGAGTGGGCAAAAAAATGATACAAGAGATAAGAAGGGCTTTGGGAAACTTCGGAATAACGTTAAAGTAA
- the rplQ gene encoding 50S ribosomal protein L17, with the protein MRHHDKNRKFGRERNQRKALMRSLVVGLVSSEKVKTTEAKAKELRPLVEKLVTKAKIGTLHQKKLLVSKIGAESAKKLIEKIAPKYAERKGGYTRIIKTPQRKSDGSAMAIIEFV; encoded by the coding sequence ATGCGTCACCACGATAAAAATAGAAAATTCGGCAGAGAGAGAAATCAGAGAAAAGCGCTGATGCGCTCTTTGGTCGTGGGGCTGGTAAGCAGCGAGAAGGTGAAGACGACCGAGGCCAAAGCCAAAGAATTAAGGCCGCTGGTGGAGAAACTGGTCACCAAGGCCAAAATCGGAACCTTACATCAGAAAAAATTGCTGGTTTCCAAAATAGGCGCGGAATCCGCCAAAAAGCTGATTGAGAAAATCGCCCCCAAATACGCCGAAAGAAAGGGTGGCTACACCAGAATAATCAAAACCCCGCAAAGAAAGAGCGACGGCAGCGCCATGGCCATTATAGAATTCGTATAA
- the rplM gene encoding 50S ribosomal protein L13 — protein sequence MKEYTIDAKNRSLGRVASEAASILRGKNDPGIKENRAPEIVLNVVNLDQVKITGQKTKQKNYSRYSGYPGGLSYLGMEKALKEKGVEYVFRKAVLGMLPKNKLQRVMINNLVVKNA from the coding sequence ATGAAAGAATACACAATAGACGCGAAAAACAGAAGTTTGGGAAGAGTCGCCTCGGAAGCGGCTTCCATTTTGCGCGGCAAAAACGATCCGGGGATAAAGGAGAATCGCGCTCCGGAAATAGTCTTGAACGTGGTAAACCTGGACCAGGTTAAGATAACCGGGCAAAAAACCAAACAGAAAAATTATTCCAGATATTCCGGTTATCCGGGCGGTTTGTCTTATCTGGGCATGGAAAAAGCGCTTAAAGAAAAAGGCGTGGAATACGTTTTCAGAAAAGCCGTGTTGGGCATGCTGCCGAAAAACAAACTACAGAGAGTGATGATTAATAATTTGGTTGTAAAAAACGCTTAA
- the rpsI gene encoding 30S ribosomal protein S9 translates to MEQKTKKAEAHKYVEAVGRRKTSVARVRLYSKAEGGMTVNDKKMDEYFPTEETKKIAEEAIKKINFPGKLKVTARVSGGGIHSQAEAVRHGISRALLKLDAGFRKELKIAGFLTRDPRMKERRKFGLKKARKAPQWSNQKSQKSPTVEQTLVCDNQI, encoded by the coding sequence ATGGAACAAAAAACCAAAAAAGCCGAAGCGCATAAATACGTTGAAGCCGTCGGAAGAAGAAAAACTTCCGTGGCCAGAGTCAGGCTTTACAGCAAAGCCGAAGGGGGAATGACCGTCAACGACAAGAAAATGGACGAATATTTCCCCACGGAAGAGACGAAGAAAATCGCCGAAGAAGCGATAAAGAAAATAAATTTTCCCGGCAAACTTAAGGTGACGGCCAGAGTTTCCGGCGGGGGTATCCACTCCCAGGCCGAGGCTGTAAGGCACGGCATAAGCCGGGCGCTGCTGAAATTGGATGCCGGCTTCAGAAAGGAATTAAAAATCGCCGGATTCCTCACCCGCGATCCGAGAATGAAAGAACGTCGCAAATTCGGCCTCAAAAAAGCCAGAAAAGCCCCACAGTGGAGCAATCAAAAAAGCCAGAAAAGCCCCACAGTGGAGCAAACGCTAGTCTGCGACAATCAAATATAA